A genome region from Erigeron canadensis isolate Cc75 chromosome 3, C_canadensis_v1, whole genome shotgun sequence includes the following:
- the LOC122591747 gene encoding calcium-binding protein P-like produces MANEPAKQDKVAQPPPQDYRYGSYPNQPPPNGPYPNQPPPNGSYPYQPPPNGPYPNQQPGYQQPYPNQQPGYQQPYPPSQPQGQPPYGGGYNGYPPQQTGNEHPPHYGGEKEKKKDKDKDHKDKDHKDKDKKDKKKKKKKKKKGIGGTLLEIGVGVGAALLGVALGEEGGGGSSDSD; encoded by the coding sequence ATGGCAAATGAACCTGCCAAACAGGATAAAGTGGCTCAGCCACCCCCACAAGACTATCGATATGGCTCATACCCAAACCAACCACCACCCAATGGACCATACCCAAACCAACCACCACCAAATGGCTCATACCCATACCAGCCACCACCAAACGGCCCATATCCAAACCAACAACCCGGATATCAGCAACCTTACCCAAACCAACAACCTGGATACCAGCAACCTTATCCACCATCGCAACCACAAGGGCAACCGCCTTATGGTGGTGGCTATAATGGGTATCCGCCACAACAAACTGGCAACGAGCACCCACCTCATTACGGTggtgaaaaagagaaaaagaaagataaagataaGGATCACAAAGACAAGGACCATAAGGACAAAGACAAGAaagacaagaaaaagaaaaagaaaaagaagaagaaaggcaTAGGAGGAACGTTGCTCGAAATTGGAGTTGGAGTTGGAGCAGCCTTACTCGGAGTAGCATTAGGAGAGGAAGGTGGAGGCGGTAGTTCCGATTCAGATTAG
- the LOC122592324 gene encoding autophagy-related protein 18a-like, translated as MTTITEDHRHISPPSSPPPPQPTSVTLLHLSFNQDTACFAAGTTHGFRIYNTDPFREIFRRESTDGDDGGGGISAVQMLFRCNILALVGGGPQPQYPVNKVMIWDDHQGRCIGELSFRTEVKSVRLRRDRIIVILVQKIFIYNFVDLKLLQQIDTVSNPKGLCEVSHVSGVMILVCLGVRKGQIRVENYGSKQTKFIMAHDSKVVCIALTNDGTLLATASSKGTLVRIFSTNDGSLLQEVRRGADRADIYSLAFSSTADRLAVSSDRGTVHVFNLKVDSGPMQTISDQNSGPPPVVSHLSFMKGVLPKYFSSEWSVARIHLNEGLQYVVGFGHQKNTVVILGMDGSFYRCQFDPQAGGEMTVVECHNFLKPDETLS; from the exons atgacaACAATCACAGAAGACCACCGCCACAtctcaccaccatcatctccacCGCCGCCACAACCAACATCCGTCACCCTCCTCCACCTTTCCTTCAACCAAGACACCGCCTGTTTCGCCGCCGGAACCACCCACGGTTTCCGCATCTACAACACCGATCCTTTCCGCGAAATCTTCCGTCGCGAATCCACCGACGGAGACGACGGCGGCGGCGGTATTTCCGCCGTCCAAATGCTTTTCCGGTGCAACATCCTCGCCTTAGTCGGCGGTGGTCCACAACCTCAGTATCCAGTCAACAAAGTCATGATTTGGGACGATCACCAAGGCCGTTGTATCGGCGAATTATCGTTCCGGACCGAAGTTAAATCGGTCCGGCTACGACGAGATAgaattatagttattttagttcaaaaaatatttatatataattttgttgacTTAAAATTGTTACAACAAATTGATACCGTTTCGAATCCAAAAGGACTGTGTGAAGTGTCACATGTGAGTGGTGTGATGATTTTAGTTTGTTTAGGTGTTAGGAAAGGCCAAATTAGAGTCGAGAATTACGGTTCGAAACAAACTAAGTTTATTATGGCTCATGATTCGAAAGTTGTTTGTATTGCGTTGACGAATGATGGCACGTTGCTTGCTACCGCGAGTAGTAAGGGGACTTTAGTTAGGATTTTTAGTACGAATGATGGGTCGTTACTTCAGGAG GTTAGGAGAGGTGCAGATAGAGCAGACATTTACAGCCTTGCCTTCTCTTCAACGGCGGACAGGCTAGCTGTTTCAAGTGACAGAGGAACCGTCCATGTTTTCAACTTGAAGGTTGATTCTGGGCCAATGCAAACGATATCAGACCAAAACAGTGGACCCCCACCAGTTGTTTCACATCTATCGTTCATGAAAG GTGTTCTACCAAAGTATTTCAGCTCAGAATGGTCAGTAGCTCGTATTCATTTGAACGAGGGTTTGCAGTATGTAGTTGGTTTTGGTCACCAGAAGAATACAGTTGTAATCCTTGGCATGGATGGGAG CTTCTACCGATGCCAATTTGACCCTCAAGCTGGTGGTGAGATGACAGTGGTGGAATGTCACAATTTCCTGAAGCCAGATGAAACCTTGTCTTGA